The Chitinophagaceae bacterium genome has a window encoding:
- a CDS encoding XRE family transcriptional regulator — translation MKHLIPKFYNMTVYEKIRAIRISKDYKQSYVAYCLNIDSANYGRMERGETKITIDRLEAIAKIFEINMLDLLCEEHTEFQPTEKEILSEMKKNLNLILDELKHIKNDLNQLK, via the coding sequence ATGAAACATTTAATTCCGAAATTCTATAATATGACCGTATATGAAAAAATTCGGGCAATCCGCATAAGCAAAGACTACAAACAAAGCTATGTGGCCTACTGCCTGAATATAGATTCCGCTAATTATGGAAGAATGGAACGTGGTGAAACAAAAATTACAATTGACAGACTGGAAGCAATTGCAAAAATTTTCGAAATAAATATGCTGGATTTATTATGTGAGGAGCACACAGAATTTCAACCTACAGAAAAAGAAATTTTGAGTGAAATGAAAAAAAACTTAAACCTAATTTTAGATGAATTGAAACACATCAAAAACGACCTTAATCAGCTTAAATAG